From one Mycolicibacterium sp. HK-90 genomic stretch:
- a CDS encoding pseudouridine synthase, whose protein sequence is MRDGLGPARLRLLGGNVYDELDSRFGIGAKVLAGEVVLPDGTIVDATTTLPAGAHVYFYRDLVDEVEVPFDIPVLYRDDDIVVADKPHFLATMPRGGHVVQTALVRLRRALDLPELSPAHRLDRLTAGVLLFTVRPEVRGRYQRLFAEGGVRKTYLARAAGTATVVLPTTLRSRIIKHRGRLQAFEEPGEPNAETYVEALGDGLYRLTPRTGQTHQLRVHMASIGVPITGDSLYPDVIDVAPDDFEHPLQLLAQRLEFTDPISGRDREFVSARTLG, encoded by the coding sequence GTGCGTGACGGACTCGGCCCGGCGCGGCTCCGCCTGTTGGGCGGCAATGTGTACGACGAGTTGGACAGCCGGTTCGGTATCGGTGCGAAGGTGCTTGCCGGGGAAGTGGTTCTGCCGGACGGCACGATCGTCGATGCAACGACGACGCTGCCCGCTGGTGCGCACGTGTACTTCTACCGCGACCTCGTCGACGAAGTAGAAGTGCCGTTCGACATCCCGGTCCTGTATCGCGACGACGACATCGTGGTGGCCGACAAGCCGCATTTTCTCGCCACCATGCCGCGCGGCGGTCACGTGGTGCAGACCGCGCTCGTGCGGTTGCGTCGTGCCCTGGATCTGCCGGAGTTGAGCCCTGCGCATCGGCTGGATCGCCTGACGGCGGGGGTGCTGCTGTTCACCGTGCGTCCCGAGGTCAGGGGCCGGTATCAGCGGCTGTTCGCCGAAGGCGGGGTGCGCAAGACATATCTGGCCCGCGCTGCCGGCACCGCCACGGTGGTGCTGCCGACGACATTGCGCAGCCGGATCATCAAGCACCGCGGGCGGTTACAAGCCTTCGAGGAACCGGGTGAACCCAACGCCGAGACCTACGTCGAGGCACTGGGGGACGGGCTCTACCGGCTGACGCCCCGCACCGGGCAGACACACCAGCTGCGGGTGCACATGGCCTCGATCGGGGTGCCGATCACCGGTGACTCGTTGTACCCCGACGTGATCGACGTCGCCCCCGACGATTTCGAGCATCCGCTGCAGCTGCTGGCTCAGCGGCTGGAGTTCACCGACCCGATCAGCGGCCGCGATCGGGAGTTCGTCAGCGCACGGACGCTGGGCTGA
- a CDS encoding amino acid permease, giving the protein MSAGGGWFRTKSVEQSIRDTDEPDSKLRKDLTARDLTVFGVAVVIGAGIFTLTAQTAGNMAGPSVSLAFILAAITCGLTALCYAEFASTVPVAGSAYTYSYATFGELVAWIIGWDLILEFALAVSVVAKGWSQYLGEVLGGSMSPVLHFGSVTFDWGAVVIIAVVGFLLATGTKLSSRVSAVAVAIKLAVIVLILVVGAGYFKVSNLMPFIPPAQPSATADGLHQSMLGWLTGTGGSSFGWLGLLTAASIAFFAFIGFDVVATAAEETRNPQRDVPRGIFGALAIVTVCYVAVSFVLTGMVPYTQLQGDNATLATAFALHGDTWTKNIISIGALAGLSTVVMVMFLGQTRVLFAMSRDGLLPRRLAHTGKNGTPVRLTVIVGTVCALLAAFVDFGTLAGMVNIGTLFAFILVAIGVLMLRRTRPDLKRGFRVPFVPAVPILAALSCLWLMFNLEVETWLRFAIWMAIGVVLYFAYGRSHSILARRRAHGDVADLAEVSA; this is encoded by the coding sequence ATGTCGGCCGGCGGCGGATGGTTCCGCACCAAATCGGTAGAGCAGTCGATCCGGGACACCGATGAACCAGACTCGAAGCTACGCAAAGATCTGACGGCAAGGGATCTCACCGTCTTCGGCGTCGCGGTCGTCATCGGCGCCGGCATCTTCACCCTGACTGCTCAGACCGCGGGCAACATGGCGGGGCCGTCCGTATCGCTGGCCTTCATCCTCGCGGCGATCACCTGCGGGCTCACCGCACTCTGCTACGCGGAATTCGCCTCGACCGTGCCCGTCGCCGGCAGCGCCTACACGTATTCCTACGCCACCTTCGGTGAGTTGGTCGCGTGGATCATCGGCTGGGACCTGATATTGGAGTTCGCACTCGCGGTATCCGTTGTAGCCAAAGGCTGGTCGCAATACCTCGGCGAAGTCCTCGGCGGATCGATGTCGCCGGTCCTGCACTTCGGATCGGTCACGTTCGACTGGGGTGCGGTGGTGATCATCGCGGTCGTCGGGTTCCTGCTGGCAACCGGGACGAAGCTGTCCTCACGGGTGTCCGCCGTCGCGGTGGCGATCAAACTCGCGGTGATCGTCCTGATCCTCGTGGTCGGAGCCGGCTACTTCAAGGTCTCCAACCTGATGCCCTTCATCCCGCCGGCTCAGCCGTCAGCCACAGCGGACGGCCTGCACCAGTCGATGCTCGGCTGGCTCACCGGTACTGGCGGCTCGAGCTTCGGCTGGCTGGGCCTGCTGACCGCGGCCAGCATCGCCTTCTTCGCCTTCATCGGCTTCGACGTGGTGGCCACCGCCGCGGAGGAGACCCGCAATCCGCAACGCGACGTACCGCGCGGCATCTTCGGAGCGCTCGCCATCGTCACGGTGTGCTACGTCGCCGTCTCGTTCGTCCTCACCGGCATGGTGCCGTACACCCAGCTCCAGGGCGACAATGCCACCCTGGCAACGGCATTCGCCCTGCACGGTGACACCTGGACGAAGAACATCATCTCCATCGGAGCGTTGGCCGGCCTGTCGACCGTCGTCATGGTGATGTTCCTCGGCCAGACCCGCGTCCTGTTCGCGATGTCCCGCGACGGCCTGCTCCCCCGCCGCCTCGCACACACCGGCAAGAACGGCACCCCGGTACGCCTGACGGTCATCGTCGGAACGGTGTGCGCGCTGCTCGCGGCGTTCGTCGACTTCGGCACACTCGCCGGAATGGTCAACATCGGAACCCTGTTCGCGTTCATCCTCGTCGCGATCGGCGTCCTGATGTTGCGTCGGACCCGGCCCGATCTGAAGCGCGGCTTCCGCGTTCCGTTCGTTCCGGCGGTACCGATCCTGGCCGCGCTCTCCTGCCTGTGGCTGATGTTCAACCTCGAGGTGGAGACCTGGCTGCGCTTCGCGATCTGGATGGCCATCGGCGTGGTGCTGTACTTCGCCTACGGCCGTTCCCATTCGATACTGGCGCGGCGACGGGCGCACGGCGACGTCGCCGACCTTGCTGAAGTATCAGCCTGA
- a CDS encoding NAD(P)H-quinone dehydrogenase has protein sequence MATRIVIIGGGPAGYEAALVAAARGPEVAHVTVVDSDGIGGACVLWDCVPSKTFIASTGVRTELRRAPNLGYSLDFEQSKISLPQINERVKTLATAQSGDIAERMRSEGIDLVAGRGELIDDVPGMAQHRIKVTCPDGRVDQLTADVVLIATGASPRVLPNAAPDGDRILNWRQLYDLDALPEHLVVVGSGVTGAEFVNAYTELGVTVTVVASRDQILPHEDSDAAAVLEEVFSERGVTLVKNARAESVTRTDSGVRVTMADGRTVDGSHALMTVGSVPNTSGLGLERVGIELGPGNYLKVDRVSRTSVPGIYAAGDCTGLLPLASVAAMQGRIAMYHALGEAVAPIRLRTVAAAVFTRPEIAAVGVPQDKIDDGSVPARTLTLPLNTNARAKMSSLRRGFVKIFCRPATGVVIGGVVVAPIASELILPIALAVQNGIPVDELAQTFSVYPSLSGSITEAARQLMKHDDLD, from the coding sequence GTGGCTACCCGCATCGTGATCATCGGCGGCGGACCCGCCGGCTATGAGGCGGCCCTGGTCGCCGCCGCCCGCGGCCCAGAGGTCGCGCACGTCACCGTCGTCGACAGCGACGGCATCGGCGGTGCGTGCGTGTTGTGGGATTGTGTGCCGTCCAAGACGTTCATCGCCTCCACCGGCGTGCGCACCGAACTCCGGCGCGCCCCCAACCTGGGGTATTCGCTGGATTTCGAGCAGTCCAAGATCTCGCTGCCGCAGATCAACGAGCGGGTCAAGACCCTCGCCACCGCCCAGTCCGGCGACATCGCCGAGAGAATGCGCAGCGAGGGGATCGACCTGGTCGCCGGCCGTGGCGAGCTCATCGACGACGTCCCCGGCATGGCCCAGCACCGCATCAAGGTCACCTGCCCGGACGGCCGGGTCGACCAGCTCACCGCCGACGTGGTGTTGATCGCCACAGGTGCCAGCCCGCGCGTGTTGCCGAATGCCGCACCCGACGGCGACCGCATCCTCAACTGGCGCCAGCTGTACGACCTCGACGCGCTGCCCGAGCACCTCGTGGTGGTCGGTTCGGGCGTGACCGGTGCCGAGTTCGTCAATGCCTACACCGAACTCGGGGTGACGGTGACGGTGGTCGCCAGCCGCGACCAGATCCTGCCGCACGAGGACTCCGACGCCGCCGCGGTGCTGGAGGAGGTGTTCTCCGAACGCGGTGTGACGCTGGTGAAGAACGCCCGCGCCGAGTCGGTCACCCGGACCGACAGCGGGGTGCGCGTCACCATGGCCGACGGACGCACCGTCGACGGCAGTCACGCCCTGATGACGGTCGGCTCGGTCCCCAACACGAGTGGCCTGGGCCTCGAGCGTGTCGGCATCGAACTCGGGCCGGGCAACTACCTCAAGGTCGACCGCGTGTCGCGGACCTCGGTGCCGGGCATCTACGCGGCGGGCGACTGCACCGGCCTGCTGCCGCTGGCCTCGGTCGCGGCGATGCAGGGGCGCATCGCGATGTATCACGCACTCGGCGAGGCGGTGGCCCCGATCCGGCTGCGGACGGTGGCCGCGGCGGTGTTCACCCGCCCGGAGATCGCCGCCGTCGGGGTGCCGCAGGACAAGATCGACGACGGATCCGTGCCGGCCCGCACCCTGACCCTGCCGCTCAACACCAACGCCCGGGCCAAGATGTCCAGCCTGCGCCGCGGCTTCGTCAAGATCTTCTGCCGGCCGGCGACAGGTGTGGTGATCGGCGGTGTGGTGGTGGCGCCGATCGCCTCCGAGCTCATCTTGCCGATCGCCCTGGCCGTACAGAACGGCATCCCGGTCGACGAGCTGGCCCAGACGTTCTCGGTGTACCCGTCGCTGTCCGGATCGATCACCGAAGCGGCACGTCAGCTGATGAAACACGACGACCTGGACTAG
- a CDS encoding enoyl-CoA hydratase/isomerase family protein, with protein MPDTQPLDLAYPRPDIAVITLNRPEKLNALSYELVEALHATLDDIAGNNECRVVVLTGAGRGFCSGLDLSNPNPPEAGGGTEFPRSGMRWQERIANLTVKLHRLRQPVIAAVNGAAYGGGFALAAASDIRIAGPSAKFCTQFIKLGIGGCDIGVSYTLPRIIGAGPAFDMILTARAIDATEALRLGLVTRIVDDTANLVDAALEIAETLCSYGKFGLESTKQVLWANLDAGCLETALHVENRSQILSVGTGSLSGPAQFTKDK; from the coding sequence ATGCCCGACACACAGCCACTCGACCTTGCCTACCCCCGACCCGACATCGCCGTCATCACCCTCAATCGGCCCGAGAAACTGAATGCGTTGTCGTACGAATTGGTCGAGGCCCTGCACGCCACCCTCGACGACATCGCGGGCAACAACGAGTGCCGCGTCGTCGTCCTCACCGGCGCCGGTCGCGGGTTCTGCTCGGGCCTAGATCTGAGCAATCCCAATCCGCCCGAAGCGGGCGGAGGCACCGAGTTTCCCCGCTCGGGCATGCGCTGGCAGGAACGCATCGCCAACCTGACGGTGAAACTGCACCGGTTGCGTCAACCCGTCATCGCCGCGGTCAACGGCGCGGCCTACGGCGGCGGCTTCGCCCTGGCCGCGGCCAGCGACATCCGGATCGCCGGCCCATCGGCGAAGTTCTGCACGCAGTTCATCAAACTGGGCATCGGCGGCTGCGACATCGGCGTGAGCTATACCCTGCCCAGGATCATCGGCGCCGGCCCGGCGTTCGACATGATCCTGACCGCACGTGCGATCGACGCGACGGAGGCCCTCCGGCTCGGCCTGGTCACCCGGATCGTCGACGACACCGCGAATCTGGTCGACGCCGCCCTCGAAATTGCCGAAACCCTGTGCAGCTATGGCAAATTCGGCCTGGAATCAACCAAACAGGTGCTCTGGGCCAACCTCGACGCCGGCTGCCTGGAAACAGCACTGCACGTGGAGAATCGCAGCCAGATCCTGTCGGTCGGCACCGGCAGCCTGAGCGGGCCGGCCCAGTTCACGAAGGACAAGTAG
- a CDS encoding SDR family NAD(P)-dependent oxidoreductase: MNRETFDHLFDMTDRTVIVTGGTRGIGLALAEGFTLAGARVVVASRKADACERAAAHLRELGGQAIGVPTHSGNIDDLGALVERTVAEFGGIDVVVNNAANALAQPLGQMTPEAWAKSYEVNLRGPVFLVQHALPHLKASAKAAVLNMVSVGAFNFAPALSIYASGKAALMSVTRSMAAEFAPLGIRVNALAPGPVDTDMMRNNPQEAIDLMKGGTLMKRLATPDEMVGAALLMCSDAGSYMTGQVIIVDGGGTPR, from the coding sequence GTGAATCGTGAGACTTTTGACCATCTCTTCGACATGACCGACCGGACCGTGATCGTCACCGGCGGCACCCGTGGCATCGGATTGGCTCTCGCCGAGGGCTTTACGCTGGCCGGCGCCCGGGTCGTCGTTGCCAGCCGCAAGGCCGACGCTTGCGAGCGGGCGGCCGCGCACCTGCGTGAGCTCGGGGGACAGGCGATCGGGGTGCCCACTCACAGCGGCAACATCGACGATCTCGGCGCGTTGGTGGAACGCACGGTCGCCGAGTTCGGCGGCATCGATGTGGTGGTCAACAACGCGGCCAATGCGCTCGCGCAGCCGTTGGGCCAGATGACGCCGGAGGCCTGGGCCAAGTCGTACGAGGTCAACCTGCGTGGGCCGGTGTTCCTGGTGCAGCACGCCTTGCCGCATCTGAAGGCCAGCGCGAAGGCCGCGGTGCTGAACATGGTGTCGGTCGGGGCGTTCAACTTCGCCCCCGCGCTGTCGATCTATGCCTCGGGCAAGGCCGCGCTGATGTCGGTCACCCGGTCGATGGCGGCCGAGTTCGCGCCGCTGGGCATCCGGGTGAACGCCCTGGCGCCGGGACCCGTCGACACCGACATGATGCGCAACAACCCGCAGGAGGCCATCGATCTCATGAAGGGCGGCACCTTGATGAAGCGGCTGGCCACGCCCGATGAGATGGTCGGCGCGGCCCTGCTGATGTGTTCGGACGCCGGCAGCTACATGACCGGGCAGGTGATCATCGTGGACGGTGGGGGAACGCCGCGGTGA
- a CDS encoding Glu/Leu/Phe/Val dehydrogenase dimerization domain-containing protein, giving the protein MPTTLGVFGRSRELSSRSHEQVVFCEDEKSGLKAIIAIHSTALGPALGGCRMYPYADEFEALEDVLRLSWGMTYKAAAAGVNLGGGKSVIIGDPASDKSEALFAAFARYVNTLGGRYVTAGDVGTNTDDLDIMGKYTQHVTGRSTAAGGSGDSARLTALGVFNAMRAGAESVWGTASLAGRTVGVEGVGKVGGELIALLLADGAEVCATDVTDAALHRISANHPSVHLLGSVVDAPVDIYAPCALGATLTPTSAEAIEARLICGAANNQLANPGVEQLLRRRDITWVPDFVANAGGLMQVDGELRGADRATVEGDVTRIFDRCRDIISAAHDAGIGIGAAASRFAELRLDGTI; this is encoded by the coding sequence ATGCCCACCACCCTCGGGGTTTTCGGTCGCTCGCGCGAGTTGAGCTCCAGAAGTCACGAGCAGGTCGTGTTCTGCGAGGACGAGAAGTCCGGGCTGAAGGCGATCATCGCCATCCACTCGACGGCGCTGGGCCCGGCGCTCGGTGGCTGCCGCATGTATCCGTACGCCGACGAATTCGAGGCCCTCGAGGACGTCCTGCGGCTGTCGTGGGGTATGACGTACAAGGCCGCGGCGGCCGGGGTGAACCTGGGCGGCGGCAAGTCCGTCATCATCGGCGACCCGGCGAGCGACAAGAGTGAAGCGCTGTTCGCAGCCTTCGCGCGTTACGTGAACACCCTGGGCGGGCGGTACGTCACCGCAGGCGACGTCGGCACCAATACCGACGATCTGGACATCATGGGTAAGTACACCCAGCACGTCACCGGCCGCAGCACCGCCGCGGGCGGTTCGGGTGACAGCGCGCGGCTGACCGCCCTCGGCGTGTTCAACGCGATGCGCGCGGGCGCCGAATCGGTCTGGGGTACAGCTTCATTGGCGGGCCGGACCGTGGGTGTCGAAGGTGTCGGCAAGGTGGGCGGCGAACTGATCGCGCTGTTGCTCGCCGACGGCGCGGAAGTATGCGCGACCGACGTGACCGACGCTGCGCTGCATCGCATCTCGGCCAATCACCCGTCGGTGCACCTACTGGGCTCGGTGGTGGACGCACCCGTCGACATCTATGCGCCGTGTGCACTGGGGGCTACCCTTACGCCCACGAGCGCGGAAGCCATCGAAGCGCGGCTGATATGCGGCGCGGCCAACAACCAGCTCGCCAATCCTGGCGTTGAGCAACTGCTGCGCCGGCGCGACATCACCTGGGTACCTGACTTCGTCGCCAACGCCGGCGGCCTCATGCAGGTCGACGGTGAACTGCGGGGTGCGGACCGCGCCACCGTCGAAGGCGACGTGACTCGCATCTTCGACCGTTGCCGCGACATCATCTCCGCGGCACACGACGCGGGCATCGGCATCGGTGCGGCAGCGAGCCGGTTCGCCGAGCTCCGTCTCGACGGAACGATCTGA
- a CDS encoding glycerol-3-phosphate dehydrogenase/oxidase, translated as MTDPISAPGDGQTFLGPQQRAQAWQRLGSEQFDVVVIGGGVVGAGAALDAATRGLTVALVEARDFASGTSSRSSKMFHGGLRYLEQLEFGLVREALYERELSLTTLAPHLVKPLPFLFPLTNRWWERPYVAAGIFLYDQLGGAKSVPAQKHLTKSGALRLAPGLKRSSLIGGIRYYDTVVDDARHTMTVARTAAHYGAVVRSSSQVVALLREGDRVVGVTLRDSEDGSITEVRGHVVVNATGVWTDEIQALSKERGRFRVRASKGVHIVVPRDRIVSEVAIILRTEKSVLFVIPWGTHWIIGTTDTDWNLDLAHPAATKADIDYILGHVNTVLATPLTHDDIDGVYAGLRPLLAGESEETSKLSREHAVAVPSPGLVAIAGGKYTTYRVMAADAIDAAAEFIPARVAPSITEKVPLMGADGYFALINQTEFVGKHYGLHPYRVRHLLDRYGSLIGEVLKMAEDKPDLLAPITDAPVYLKVEAYYAAAAEGALHLEDILARRMRIAIEYPHRGVDCAREVAEVIAPVLGWTAEDIDREVATYIARVEAEVLSQTQPDDESADALRQAAPEARAEILEPVPLN; from the coding sequence GTGACTGACCCGATCTCAGCACCGGGCGACGGGCAAACCTTCCTCGGTCCGCAGCAAAGGGCGCAAGCCTGGCAACGACTCGGCAGTGAACAATTCGACGTAGTGGTGATCGGCGGTGGCGTCGTGGGCGCCGGCGCGGCGCTGGACGCCGCCACCCGGGGGCTCACGGTGGCCCTGGTAGAGGCCCGTGACTTCGCTTCCGGCACGTCCAGCCGCAGCTCCAAGATGTTCCACGGTGGGCTGCGCTACCTCGAGCAGTTGGAGTTCGGGCTGGTGCGTGAAGCCCTGTACGAGCGTGAACTGAGCCTGACCACGCTCGCACCCCATCTGGTCAAGCCGCTGCCGTTCCTGTTCCCGTTGACCAACCGGTGGTGGGAGCGGCCCTATGTGGCTGCCGGCATCTTCCTCTACGACCAGCTCGGCGGCGCGAAATCCGTTCCCGCACAAAAGCATCTGACCAAGTCGGGCGCGCTGCGGCTGGCTCCCGGGCTGAAGCGCAGCTCGCTGATCGGCGGGATCCGTTACTACGACACCGTTGTCGACGACGCCCGGCACACCATGACGGTGGCCCGCACCGCGGCTCACTACGGCGCGGTGGTGCGTTCGTCGAGCCAGGTGGTGGCCTTGTTGCGCGAAGGTGACCGTGTGGTGGGTGTCACGCTGCGCGATTCCGAGGACGGGTCCATCACCGAGGTACGAGGCCACGTCGTGGTCAACGCCACCGGGGTGTGGACCGACGAGATCCAGGCATTGTCCAAGGAGCGCGGCCGGTTCCGGGTACGGGCGTCCAAGGGTGTGCACATCGTGGTGCCGCGCGACCGCATCGTCAGCGAGGTGGCGATCATCCTGCGCACCGAGAAGTCGGTGCTGTTCGTGATCCCGTGGGGCACCCACTGGATCATCGGAACCACCGACACGGACTGGAATCTGGACCTCGCGCACCCCGCCGCGACCAAGGCCGACATCGACTACATCCTCGGCCACGTCAACACCGTGTTGGCCACCCCGCTGACGCACGACGACATCGACGGCGTCTATGCCGGGCTGCGTCCGCTGCTGGCGGGCGAGAGTGAGGAGACCTCGAAGCTCTCCCGTGAGCACGCTGTCGCGGTGCCGTCGCCGGGACTCGTGGCTATCGCCGGCGGCAAGTACACCACCTACCGGGTGATGGCGGCCGACGCGATCGACGCCGCGGCCGAGTTCATCCCGGCCCGGGTGGCGCCCTCGATCACCGAGAAGGTCCCGCTGATGGGCGCCGACGGGTATTTCGCCTTGATCAACCAGACCGAGTTCGTCGGGAAGCATTACGGGCTGCATCCCTACCGGGTCCGGCACCTGCTGGACCGCTACGGCTCGCTCATCGGCGAGGTACTCAAGATGGCGGAGGACAAGCCGGATCTGCTGGCCCCGATCACCGATGCACCGGTGTACCTCAAGGTCGAGGCCTACTACGCCGCCGCGGCCGAAGGCGCACTGCATCTGGAGGACATCCTGGCCCGTCGCATGCGGATCGCGATCGAGTATCCGCACCGCGGCGTCGATTGCGCCCGCGAGGTCGCCGAAGTGATTGCGCCCGTGCTGGGATGGACCGCGGAGGACATCGACCGTGAGGTCGCCACCTATATCGCTCGGGTGGAGGCCGAGGTGCTTTCGCAGACGCAGCCCGACGACGAGTCGGCCGATGCGCTGCGCCAGGCCGCGCCCGAGGCCCGCGCCGAGATCCTCGAGCCTGTGCCGCTCAATTGA